The sequence below is a genomic window from Streptomyces sp. V1I1.
CGTTACGCAAGGACGGATTCCGCATTGTCACCGCCCATGGAGAACTCACGGCTGAGCACGTCATCAACGCGATGGGCGCGCCCTCGCACCGTATCCCCACCATGGCGGCGCCGTTAGTTACGTCGCTGTTGACGGGTCGGGCGGCCTCGTGCCACCCGCACGGCGGTCTCCACGTCGAGCGCGCCACCAGCCGACTAACCGTCGAAGGCAACGCCGACCCCCGTCTCTACGCCCTCGGCGACCTCGCCGCGGGGACGTTGTTCTTCACCTTTGGAATCCCTTCGCTGGTGGATCGCAGCCACGACATCGTTCACGCGATCCGCAGCGACTTGGCCAGGAGCCTGGTATCGCAGACGACAGGCGTGTTCCAGTCCCCCCAGCGCTCGCCAGCACCAGATCGACACCTCGACGAACGAAACGAGAAAGCACTGTGACAAGTACGCAAACAGCAGTCCACGCCGATTACCTGGCGGACACCCACACTGGATTGCCTTTACCGAGGGAGTCGACATTCGACTCGCCGGGGGACGAACGGCGACACCGGAAGCAGCGCCTCGCCGCGGCGTTACGCCTATTCGGAAAGTACGGTTTCGGTGAGGGTGTCTCGGGCCATATCTCGGTCCGCGACCCCGAGCATTTCGATCGCTTCTGGGTCAATCCTTTTGGCGTCTCGTTCAAGCTGGTCCGGGTCCGCGATCTCATCTGCGTCGACTCCACCGGCCAAGTCGTGGAGGGCGGCGACTACCGGGTCAACCCCAGCGCTTTCGCCATCCACTCACAGATCCACAAGCTCCGGCCGGACGCCACCGCCGCCGCCCACGCACATACCGTCGCTTCGCGCG
It includes:
- a CDS encoding class II aldolase/adducin family protein, whose amino-acid sequence is MTSTQTAVHADYLADTHTGLPLPRESTFDSPGDERRHRKQRLAAALRLFGKYGFGEGVSGHISVRDPEHFDRFWVNPFGVSFKLVRVRDLICVDSTGQVVEGGDYRVNPSAFAIHSQIHKLRPDATAAAHAHTVASRALGALGRLLDPIDQESAAFYRDQVLYDSYDGPSVTVEQGRRIAERLGDNRAILLQHHGLITVGGSLDEAVHWFFTFDSCAQVQLLASAAGTPKSMTDDQARSAQDGFGDSQLGWYSFKLLWDEIVHEQPDLLEE